From a single Raphanus sativus cultivar WK10039 chromosome 3, ASM80110v3, whole genome shotgun sequence genomic region:
- the LOC108844188 gene encoding flavonol 3-O-glucosyltransferase-like isoform X2 — protein sequence MANTSEQPTTDSHVAILAFPFGSHSPVLLDVTRRLASASPTTLFSFLNTAKSNSSLFLSDLPSNIRVHEVADGVSEGYVLSGRPHEAFELFIVAAPENFRKAVASAESDVGKKVTCLLTDAFFWFASDMAAEMKATWVAFWAAGPNSMTAHLYTDRIRDAIEVDGCMEETLGFIPGMEKYRVKDTPDGVVVGNLDSAFSDTLHRMGLALPRADAVFVTSFEELDPTLTNNLKSEFKRFFSIGPLALLSSTSQTETPVQDPYNSLAWIKKQGTASVAYISFGTVMTPPPGELVAIAEGLESSNVPFVWSLKEKNMVQLPKGFLERTREQGIVVPWVPQVELLKHESTGVYVTHCGWNSMLESVSGGVPMICRPCIGDNGLNGRAVEVIWEIGMMIIGGVFTRDGFVKCLDQVLVQDDGKKMKSNVEKLREQAHQAVSAKGSSVENFKGLLDVVVSTLN from the exons ATGGCCAACACCAGCGAGCAGCCAACCACAGACTCCCACGTAGCCATTCTCGCGTTCCCCTTCGGCTCTCACTCCCCTGTTCTCCTCGACGTAACACGCCGTCTCGCCTCCGCCTCTCCCACCACACTCTTCTCCTTCTTAAACACCGCTAAATCCAACTCCTCATTGTTCCTCTCAGATCTTCCATCGAACATCCGAGTCCATGAAGTCGCCGACGGCGTTTCGGAGGGATACGTGTTGTCCGGAAGACCACATGAGGCGTTCGAGCTGTTTATCGTAGCGGCGCCTGAAAATTTCCGAAAAGCGGTCGCGTCCGCGGAGAGTGACGTTGGTAAGAAAGTAACGTGCTTGTTAACGGATGCGTTCTTCTGGTTCGCTTCGGATATGGCGGCAGAGATGAAGGCGACATGGGTTGCGTTTTGGGCAGCCGGACCAAACTCGATGACTGCTCATCTCTATACAGATCGCATCAGAGATGCCATAG AAGTAGATGGGTGTATGGAGGAGACACTAGGGTTTATCCCAGGGATGGAGAAGTACAGAGTCAAGGACACACCAGACGGAGTTGTGGTTGGGAACTTAGACTCTGCTTTCTCAGACACGTTGCACCGAATGGGTCTTGCTTTACCTCGTGCCGATGCAGTTTTCGTCACTTCATTCGAAGAGTTGGATCCTACATTAACCAATAACCTCAAGTCAGAGTTCAAACGTTTCTTTAGCATTGGTCCTCTCGCGTTGTTATCATCTACATCTCAAACGGAGACACCGGTGCAAGATCCTTATAACAGCTTGGCTTGGATCAAGAAGCAGGGGACTGCTTCTGTAGCGTACATTAGCTTTGGTACAGTCATGACGCCGCCTCCTGGAGAGCTTGTGGCGATAGCGGAAGGATTGGAATCAAGCAATGTTCCGTTTGTCTGGTCGCTCAAGGAGAAGAACATGGTTCAGTTACCAAAAGGGTTTTTGGAACGGACAAGAGAGCAAGGGATAGTGGTTCCATGGGTTCCGCAAGTTGAACTGCTGAAACACGAATCAACGGGTGTGTATGTGACGCATTGTGGATGGAACTCCATGTTGGAGAGTGTGTCCGGAGGTGTGCCGATGATTTGCAGGCCGTGTATTGGTGATAATGGACTCAACGGAAGAGCAGTGGAGGTTATCTGGGAGATTGGAATGATGATTATCGGTGGAGTCTTTACGAGAGATGGATTCGTGAAATGTTTGGATCAAGTTTTGGTTCAAGATGATGGTAAGAAGATGAAGAGCAATGTTGAGAAGCTTAGAGAACAAGCCCACCAAGCTGTCTCTGCGAAAGGAAGTTCCGTTGAGAATTTCAAAGGACTGTTGGATGTAGTTGTGAGcactttaaattaa
- the LOC108844360 gene encoding flavonol 7-O-rhamnosyltransferase-like — MTTTKKPHILVVPFPQSGHMLPHLDLTHQLLLRGATVTVLVTPQSDPYLDPLRSLHSPEHFKTLVLPFPSHPSIPSGVETLQQLPLEALPHMLEALSGLHDPLVDFLNHQPPSALPDVILGGAFLSPWINKAADAFSLKSIYFLPINAHMISILWDVEHRSFFDEMEAATTASYGLVVNTFYELESEMVEFVRTKYLTHHRIWTVGPLLAVKAGADRGGRSSLPAEKVLAWLDECSEDNSVVYIAFGSQIRLTAEQTAALAAALETSGVRFIWAVRDAAKKVNSGDNSEEDVMPAGFEERVKEKGLVIRGWAPQTMILGHRAVGSYLTHLGWGSALEGMVGGVVMLAWPMQADHFSNAEMLVDELGVAVRVGENKDSVPDSGKLARVLADSVKDDFPVRARFMKLREKGMEAIKEGGSSYNNLDDLVAEMCV, encoded by the coding sequence atGACAACAACGAAGAAGCCACACATTCTCGTGGTACCGTTTCCACAGTCCGGCCACATGCTTCCACATCTCGACCTCACTCATCAGCTTCTCCTCCGTGGAGCAACCGTCACAGTCCTCGTCACACCTCAAAGCGATCCTTATCTCGATCCCCTCCGTTCTCTTCATTCTCCGGAACATTTCAAAACACTAGTCCTTCCTTTTCCTTCTCACCCTTCCATCCCTTCAGGCGTCGAAACACTCCAGCAACTTCCTCTAGAAGCTTTGCCTCACATGCTCGAAGCACTCTCCGGTCTCCACGACCCTCTCGTTGACTTCCTGAACCATCAGCCACCCTCGGCTCTTCCCGACGTTATCCTGGGAGGCGCTTTCCTCAGCCCTTGGATCAACAAAGCCGCTGATGCTTTCTCTCTAAAGTCTATTTATTTCTTGCCCATCAATGCTCACATGATCTCCATCTTGTGGGACGTAGAACATAGAAGCTTCTTTGACGAGATGGAGGCTGCCACGACCGCAAGCTACGGCCTCGTCGTCAACACTTTCTACGAACTCGAGTCCGAGATGGTAGAATTTGTTAGAACCAAATACCTGACGCACCACCGCATTTGGACGGTGGGACCGTTACTCGCCGTTAAAGCGGGAGCTGACCGCGGCGGGCGGAGCTCCCTCCCGGCGGAGAAAGTCTTGGCTTGGTTAGACGAGTGTAGCGAGGATAACTCAGTTGTTTACATAGCTTTCGGTAGCCAGATCCGGCTAACGGCAGAGCAAACGGCGGCTCTCGCGGCGGCCTTGGAGACAAGCGGCGTGCGTTTCATATGGGCCGTGAGGGACGCAGCCAAGAAAGTGAACTCCGGAGATAACTCCGAGGAAGATGTGATGCCGGCGGGGTTTGAGGAGAGAGTTAAGGAGAAAGGTTTGGTCATAAGAGGATGGGCCCCACAGACGATGATTCTTGGGCATAGAGCCGTTGGATCGTATCTGACACATTTGGGCTGGGGTTCGGCTCTAGAAGGAATGGTCGGGGGAGTTGTTATGCTTGCGTGGCCGATGCAAGCGGACCATTTCAGCAATGCGGAGATGCTCGTTGACGAACTAGGAGTTGCGGTGCGAGTGGGAGAGAACAAAGACTCGGTTCCGGACTCGGGAAAACTCGCTAGGGTTTTGGCGGATTCGGTGAAAGATGATTTTCCGGTGAGGGCTAGGTTTATGAAGCTCAGGGAGAAAGGTATGGAGGCCATTAAAGAAGGTGGGAGCTCGTACAACAACTTGGATGACCTTGTTGCAGAGATGTGTGTGTGA
- the LOC108844188 gene encoding flavonol 3-O-glucosyltransferase-like isoform X1 has protein sequence MANTSEQPTTDSHVAILAFPFGSHSPVLLDVTRRLASASPTTLFSFLNTAKSNSSLFLSDLPSNIRVHEVADGVSEGYVLSGRPHEAFELFIVAAPENFRKAVASAESDVGKKVTCLLTDAFFWFASDMAAEMKATWVAFWAAGPNSMTAHLYTDRIRDAIGVNEVDGCMEETLGFIPGMEKYRVKDTPDGVVVGNLDSAFSDTLHRMGLALPRADAVFVTSFEELDPTLTNNLKSEFKRFFSIGPLALLSSTSQTETPVQDPYNSLAWIKKQGTASVAYISFGTVMTPPPGELVAIAEGLESSNVPFVWSLKEKNMVQLPKGFLERTREQGIVVPWVPQVELLKHESTGVYVTHCGWNSMLESVSGGVPMICRPCIGDNGLNGRAVEVIWEIGMMIIGGVFTRDGFVKCLDQVLVQDDGKKMKSNVEKLREQAHQAVSAKGSSVENFKGLLDVVVSTLN, from the exons ATGGCCAACACCAGCGAGCAGCCAACCACAGACTCCCACGTAGCCATTCTCGCGTTCCCCTTCGGCTCTCACTCCCCTGTTCTCCTCGACGTAACACGCCGTCTCGCCTCCGCCTCTCCCACCACACTCTTCTCCTTCTTAAACACCGCTAAATCCAACTCCTCATTGTTCCTCTCAGATCTTCCATCGAACATCCGAGTCCATGAAGTCGCCGACGGCGTTTCGGAGGGATACGTGTTGTCCGGAAGACCACATGAGGCGTTCGAGCTGTTTATCGTAGCGGCGCCTGAAAATTTCCGAAAAGCGGTCGCGTCCGCGGAGAGTGACGTTGGTAAGAAAGTAACGTGCTTGTTAACGGATGCGTTCTTCTGGTTCGCTTCGGATATGGCGGCAGAGATGAAGGCGACATGGGTTGCGTTTTGGGCAGCCGGACCAAACTCGATGACTGCTCATCTCTATACAGATCGCATCAGAGATGCCATAGGTGTGAAtg AAGTAGATGGGTGTATGGAGGAGACACTAGGGTTTATCCCAGGGATGGAGAAGTACAGAGTCAAGGACACACCAGACGGAGTTGTGGTTGGGAACTTAGACTCTGCTTTCTCAGACACGTTGCACCGAATGGGTCTTGCTTTACCTCGTGCCGATGCAGTTTTCGTCACTTCATTCGAAGAGTTGGATCCTACATTAACCAATAACCTCAAGTCAGAGTTCAAACGTTTCTTTAGCATTGGTCCTCTCGCGTTGTTATCATCTACATCTCAAACGGAGACACCGGTGCAAGATCCTTATAACAGCTTGGCTTGGATCAAGAAGCAGGGGACTGCTTCTGTAGCGTACATTAGCTTTGGTACAGTCATGACGCCGCCTCCTGGAGAGCTTGTGGCGATAGCGGAAGGATTGGAATCAAGCAATGTTCCGTTTGTCTGGTCGCTCAAGGAGAAGAACATGGTTCAGTTACCAAAAGGGTTTTTGGAACGGACAAGAGAGCAAGGGATAGTGGTTCCATGGGTTCCGCAAGTTGAACTGCTGAAACACGAATCAACGGGTGTGTATGTGACGCATTGTGGATGGAACTCCATGTTGGAGAGTGTGTCCGGAGGTGTGCCGATGATTTGCAGGCCGTGTATTGGTGATAATGGACTCAACGGAAGAGCAGTGGAGGTTATCTGGGAGATTGGAATGATGATTATCGGTGGAGTCTTTACGAGAGATGGATTCGTGAAATGTTTGGATCAAGTTTTGGTTCAAGATGATGGTAAGAAGATGAAGAGCAATGTTGAGAAGCTTAGAGAACAAGCCCACCAAGCTGTCTCTGCGAAAGGAAGTTCCGTTGAGAATTTCAAAGGACTGTTGGATGTAGTTGTGAGcactttaaattaa